The sequence below is a genomic window from Loktanella sp. M215.
CGCAGTTCGTCAGCATAGTAGAGCGTTTCCAAAAGCAGACCGTCACCGCAGGGTTTGATGGCCACGAGATATTCTTTACCCCGCATCGTCATCTGCCCCAATCCCACTTTCTGACTGCTCCGCAGGGCGTCACGCACGACGCGGTAGGCGTCCTCAGCCAGATCGTCGGTCGGAACGAGGTAGTAAGGTTTGTCGAAATAAAGTGGCGATATCTCGTGAGCACCCACGAACTGAACCAGCTCCAGGGTCTTCTTTGTCTCGAGCTTAATGGCGTCGATTTCTTCGGGATCCAGCAAGATATAGTTGCCGTCGATCTCATAGCCTTTGACGATATCCTCAGATTTGACAGGACCGACCCCTGACACGGTCTTGGAATACTGCACCCGCTTGCCGCTTGGCTTGTGTATCTGTCGAAAGGACACGCGCGCCGAAGAATTATGTGCTGCGTAGAGTTCGACCGGGATCGAGACGAGGGACAGGCGAAGCTGACCTTTCCAAAGTGCGCGCTGAGCCATAGTGGATCCTTTCGTGGCATCAAACAGACTGTAAGCAAGCATGCTAATTAGTAGGCACGAAGGCCGAACTTATTTAAACAGTTTATTGGTTGGCATCGGGACGTCGTGCTTCAGGCTTTACCTGTCAGGAGTCCGGAAATCTGTTCTTTGATTTCGTGATACTGTCGCGTCAGAAACTCGGAAATGTCGAAGTGTCCATCTACGGTCCATTCCGCAAGAGATTTGTCATAGATGTCCATGAGGGCCTCTTCGTCCTCACGGACGGCCGGCAGGGCATCGGCATCAAGTCCAGCAACCCAATCCCGCAGTGTGACCACTGCTTTGTTAACGGTCCCCCGGACCGTTGCGTCGCCATCACCCGTATCCTGAAGTCCCTGCAGCGCATCTTCCTGTTCCATGGCATGACAACGATGCAAGTTACTGAGGTCTTCGATGATAGGTAATATATCAGGGTCGGCACGGTCCAGCATGGTCTCATAACCTGCCAGCACGTCGTTGGTCGCCGCATGGATCGTATGCAGAACATGGCGAACATCGTTGGGCATCATGTCACCTATTAAGAATATTTGAACCTGAACGTCGTGAGATAAAAATTGGTTCCATTCAATAAGAGTGGCAGAATCCTGCTTCAGGCCGATTCCAGTTGCCCAGGGAACTCCTCAGGAATTGGCATGTTGCATCCTATACTATTCATGAGGGTGACATCATGCGCCGCAATAATTTACCTATCGCCATCGGGGCCACAATCTTCAGCTTGCTGGCCACAGTGCTGTATTTTCGTGACGCCACTCGAACAAGACAGCTTGCCGCGAATCCAACTAACAGGCGTGTGAGAAATGCAGGGCCAGATGAGATGCGCGATCCGCCTCCATCGTGGACGCAGGAAGACGAGCGCTCGGATGAATCGTTTCCGGCAAGCGATCCTCCAGGCACCTACTGACCCGGTAAAGCAGGAAAACGATGTGAAAACCGACAAATCTGATTGCGAGCCCAATCTGTCGCTCGAGCCTCGGGCAGGCGTTGTCATCATCGGTGCCGGTTTTGCGGGACTTGAGGTTGCACGCGAGCTTGGCAAGGCCGGCGTTGAGACGACGATCATCGACCGCCGCAATCATCACCTGTTCCAGCCGCTTCTTTACCAGGTTGCCACGGCCGCACTTTCAGCCCCCGATATCGCCGAGCCGATCCGCAGGATACTGCGGAGATACAGATCGGTTAAAGTTCTGCTAGGTGATGTTGATCAGATTGATACCGCTGCGCGAAAGGTACGTCTGATCACGGGAGAGAGCGTGGCATACGGTCGTCTCGTTTTGGCCTCCGGAGCCGGACAAAGTTACTTTGGACATGATAACTGGGAGTTGTGGGCACCGGGTCTGAAAACGATCGATGATGCGCGACATATCCGCTCCCAGGTTCTCTTGAAGTTCGAACAGGCTGAACGTGCATCTGACCCGAAAGAGCGGCATCGCCTCCTGAGCTTCGCAATCATCGGCGGTGGCCCTACCGGCGTCGAGTTGGCTGGCGCCATCGCTGAACTCAGCCGGTATACTCTGGCCCGGGACTTTCGGGTCATCGATCCGGCGGCAACAACGATTACGCTAATCGAGGCAGGGCCCCGGCTGCTATCGGCTTTCGATGAAAGTCTTTCGGCTTATGCGAAAGAGCGTCTTGAAAGTCTGGGGGTCCTGGTTCGTACGGGAGAAACGGTCAAAGATATAGGACCGTGCAAAATTCAGGTAGGCGACCGAGAGGAACCGGTGGGCCTGGTTGTCTGGGCGGCAGGGGTGGCTGCCTCGCCACTTGCACGACAATTGGGAGACACTGACCGCGTCGGCCGGATTGTCGTCGACGACACGCTAGCCGTCACGGGCCATGACGATATCTTTGCATTGGGTGATGCCGCAGCTTTCATAAGAGAAGACGGGACGTCCTTGCCGGGTCTGGCTCAGGTTGCCAAGCAGCAGGGCACGCATCTTGGCCGCGGACTTGCAGCCAGAATTCTGTCAGGAGAACCGCTAAAGCCATTCCATTACGAGAGCCGAGGCAATACCGCCATCGTGGGTCGCCATGCTGCTGTCTTCGAAAATGGTGGGTTCAAAGTGAAAGGATGGCTGGCATGGCTGGCATGGGCTGTGATTCACATATATTTGCTGGTGGGGTTTCAGCATCGCTTTCTGGTCTCAATGCAATGGTTGTGGCGCTACCTTACCTATGATCGAGGAGCGCGGCTGATTGGCTCACAGGATGAAGTCCGTGACGTGGGGACGACATTGCATAGGAAGTCGTAATGGTCATCGGATAACCCGACGGGCCCGATCCGGTGCTTTTGAGTCCCCGTCAAAACACGCATCACACGACCCAGTCCCAACCGATATTGGTTCGTATGGACGTGTGATGCGCCATTCAAGAACCACCATGGGCCAATGGTTCTGAACAGAATAAAACATGGCTTCGCATTGTCTGCTTTCAAGTCTGTCACCGCGCTGCGCACTCATATTGCATTGTGGACCGTCACAAAAAATGAGCCCGTCCGCGTCACCCATTCCCAAGCTTCACTTAAACAATGCGCTCGACCATCATCTGTTTGATTTCCGCAATTGCCTTCGCAGGGTTCAGCCCCTTTGGGCAGGTTTTGGCGCAGTTCATGATGGTGTGGCACCGATACAGTTTGAACGGATCCTCCAGATCATCCGTTAGTCTCATCAAGGCCGGCGATACAGGCCAGGGTATTGACGCCGTTGATATTCATCGAACAGGAGCCGCAAATGCCCTCCCGGCAGGATCGTCGGAACGTCAGGGTGGGGTCGATGTCATTCTTGATTTTGATCAAGGCATCCAGAACCATCGGGCCACAGGTATCCAGATCTACAAAAAATGTATCCAACCGGGGATTTTGACCATCATCGGGATTCCAGCGGTAGATGGACAGCTTCTTACAGTGTGTGGCCCCCACGGGCTTTGGCCACGTCTTGCCCGTCACCATCCGGGAGTTTTTGGGAAGTCTGAATTCAACCATATCTCATTCCTTCACCACGATTAGCAGGACAACCGGCTGTTACTTAGTTCGCCCTGAATAAGTCACAAGCGTATGATTTTGCTCGTAGATTTCGTAAAAACTGTGGCAGATAATTGCAGGGTTTCGTATGCTGGGTCGCGAAACCTTGCAAATTCCGGAGCCGAGATGAAGCCTCATCCCCGCACTGACGAGCAGGACGATCTCCTGCGTCCCCGCCTGACTGAGATGATCGATCTTCGCCACGCATTGGCGAAACTGGAAAAGCTGATTGACTGGGAGTTCTTCGAAACCGAATGGGCCAGTTTCTTTCCCGCCACGACAGGGCGGCCAGCAACATCGCCGCGCCTGGTCGCGGGGCTGCTGTATCTCCAACATGCCTATCGTCTGTCCGACGACGCCGTCGTCGCCCGATGGGTCGAGAACCCTTACTACCAGCACTTCACCGGTGAGACATTCTTCCAGCACCGCCCCCCTGTCGATCCGTCCTGCTTGACCCGCTGGCGTCAGCTGATCGGAGAGGAAGGGGCCGAGTGGCTGCTGACCAAGACGATTGAAGCTGGGGTCACGTCCGGGGCCGTGGAGGATCGCAGTCTCGCGCGCATTGCCGTGGACACGACGGTGATGGAGAAGAACATCGCGCATCCAACGGATGCGCGCCTGTATGAAAAGGCACGTCGCCAGCTTGTGGCCTTGGCCCAAGAAGGCGAGATCACGCTGCGGCAGAACTACAATCGACTGGCACCCCGCCTCGCAATGCAGATCGGGCGCTACGCCCACGCCCGGCAATTCAAGCGCATGCGCAAAGCCCTGAAAAAGTTGAAGGGCTACACCGGCCGCATCCTGCGCGACATCCGCCGTCAGCTCGAGAAAATTCCGGGTGGCGCCTTCCGTGAGCGTGCTCTGGACACCCTCGTGCTCGTCAGTCGCCTGCTGCATCAGAACCCAAAGAGCCATGGCAAGATTTACGCCCTGCATGAACCCGAGGTCGACTGCATCTCCAAAGGCAAGGCCCGCAAGCGCTATGAGTTCGGGACCAAGGTCAGCCTGGCCACTACCATCGACGAGGGCTTCGTCGTCGGCATGCGCGCCCTGCCGGGCAATCCCTACGATGGGCATACTTTGCCCGAAGCCCCGGAGCAGGTCGCGATCCTGACCGGTCGGTCTCCGGATCTGGCCGTCGTGGACCGCGGCTATCGCGGCCACGGTGTATCGACGACAAAAGTGCTGATCAGCGGCACGCGCCGGGGCCTGACGCCAAAGTTGAAGACACTGCTGAGGCGGCGCAGCGCCATAGAACCAGAGATTGGACACATGAAAACTGACGGACGTCTGTCGCGATGCCCGCTCAAGGGGACGTTCGGCGATGCGGTCTTCGCCGTGCTCTGTGGTTGCGGCCACAACATCCGCAAGATCCTGGCCCACCTCAGGGCTTTGTTGTCCCTCATCCTGACCGCATTATGCGCCGCCGCAACGGACAGGATCAGGCCGGCAAACTGCTAACTTGTCGCCGGATCGTGTTGTTCAGCGTGAACTACTTATGTAGAGAGCGGCGGCGCCAACGCAATTGCTCTACTTTGGTGCACGTTCCAAACTATAAAGCTAAAGTTCAGGCTAAAGAATCCGGTGGTCGACGGCGACCACCGGATCCCGTTCAGGGTCTGAAACCAAACTCTGATTGCCTAAACCGCCGCTGAGAGTGGCGAAGTGTCCCATGCTTGTCAACTGAGCGCTCAAAGTGAAAATCTCTACTCTGCTGATTTTTCATCGTCACACGCTCTCAGCCGTCCTTTGCATCCAATCACGATGACGCTGTTCATCGGCCAGCGCCTTTTCAAAGAAGGCTTTGGACCGAGGGTTCGCATCGTCGTGTGTCGACGCACGTTCGTAGGCTGTTACGGTGTCATCTTCGTTGGTCTTCATCGCCTTGAGAATGGCGCCATCTCCCATAAGGCTCGCCAAGGCGACCTTGCCGGTTGTCAGCATCTGTTTCATGTCGCCTTCAATGGGAGCGACCGCACCCGATTCATCGGCAATTTCTTTGAGGACTTCAAGATGCTGCAGGTGATCGTCCTTGAACTGCGCCACCTGACTTTTGAAAGACGCATCAGAGAGATGACTGATTGTGGAGTCGTATGCAGCGATGGCATCCCGCTCCAGATAAACGAGGTCTGTGATAAGACTGTTGAAGTCGCCTTCGTTGCCAACTGTCGTGGCCATCGGACATTCTCCTTCGGATCCAAGTCAAAATTCAGAAGCCTTTGCAAACTTTCCAGATTTGAAACGCCGTGACTGAAAAATCGTTCCTTCAAGATGGTCAGGATAATTTGCATAACTTTCGACAGACGGATTAACAAAAAGTAAACTGGCTCGGTTCCATTGCAGAGCGCCTATTCTTTATATTCCCAACCCGTTGTCTGACCTTTGCAATTTAAGGGGAACCAACGATCGGAACTTCCGTTCACCAACATGTGCAATCATGTGCGTGCAATTTTATCTCGCCCGAAAGGTAGAACGATGTTTCATCATTCCGGAAAGCTTCAGTACGACGTCAAGGTCGACACGCCGGACCCGCAGTTTGCCAAATATCTTCAGCAAGCCATCGGGGGTATCGAAGGCGAAATCCGCGTGGCAATGCAGTACTTCTTCCAGGCCATGGGCGCGCGTGGCGACAGCAAGTACCGGGATCTGTTGATGATGACCGCCACGGAGGAACTGAGCCACATCGAGTTCCTCGGCCATGCTGTTGCGCTCAATCTCGACGGCGCGCCGGTGACTGCACAGGAGGATGCTGCCAAAGACCCGATCGTAAATGCGATCATGGGGGGCATGAATCCGCGCCACATTCTGTCATCAGGTCTGTCTGCCATGCCGGTCGATGCCAACGGTGTCGCATTTGACATGAGCCACGTATATGCGACGGGCAACCTCGCCGCCGACATGACAGCTAATGCTATGGCCGAAGGTTCTGGACGCGTGCTTGCGAGCCGCCTTTACAACATGACCGAAGACAAGGGCATGAAGGACATGTTGTCCTTCCTGATTGCCCGGGACACGATGCACCAGCAGCAGTGGCTGGCTGTCATCGAAGAACTGGGCGGCATGCCGGCCATGCTGCCAATTCCGAACTCCACGCCTGAATCCCATGAGGCCACCCAGCACAGCTATTATTTCCTCAACACCTCGCTCGACGAGGAGACACCGGAAGGTCGTTGGACGAGCGGGCCGTCTCTCGATGGCAGAGGCGAATTCTCTGTTGTGAAGCCTCCCGAACCCCTGGGTCAGAAGCCCGACCTCGGCAAGGCACGCAAGCACAGCGGTGCGCAAAAAGAACAGATGTAAGAGACCTGTAGAAAAGTAATTGTTTCAAATCGAAGGGCGGCGACACCTGTGGCCCTTCGATCAATTCGACGCTCAGCCCGAGCACAAAGCTGAGAGCCCCTCCGCGGCGGGCATTTTACTCTATCGCGTGTAAAAAATTTTGGCCGACTGCAGCGACCCCTAAACTCGTCGAGAAAGCGGGAAAAACGATGTTTGATGACCCTCTCTTGTATGACGGTGTGGGCGGATTGCTGCGCACCGTCTGTGCCGCAGCGATCATGTATCTCACAGTCGTCGCGGCCGTTCGGTTGTTCGGTAAGCGTTCGACGTCGCAGATGAACAATTTTGACTGGATCGTCACCGTGGCCATCGGCTCGTTGATGGCGTCGGGTGTGCTGTTGGCGGATGTCACTGTGCTGGAAAGCGCGGCGGCCGTTTACACGCTTCTGGTGCTGCAATGGGGTCTCACCAAGATCATGATTCACTCTGATAAGGTAACAAAGATCGTTAAATCGGAGCCGACGTTGTTGCTTCATCGGGGCCAGATTCTTGCAGACGCATTGCGCAAGGAGAGATTGACCGAAGCTGAAATCCATGCCGCCGTTCGCGAGGCCGGCTACAGCCGCATCGAAGATGTGCAATGGGTTGTTCTTGAGACTAATTCAACATTGAGCGTCATCGGGACGAACAAACCGCTGGGTGACCCAAACATGCTCAATCATGTCGGAGGGACAAAGGGAGTTCTGGATCCGTCCGCGTCGTAATTCGATAAGAAGCTTGACGATGCCAGATACGGATCTGTCCGACGACCCGGATTCGATAGAACTGGCTGATACCCGTACGGCATGGGCAGAAGACCGCACCGTGTTAGCCAATGAGCGAACGTTTGCGGGGTGGATGCGTACGGGCATGGCCTGCATTGCTCTGGCCCTTGGCTTGAAGGCCGTATTCAAAGACACTGACTATCCCGTTCTTGCCAGAAGTGTGGCGGAGGTGTTCATTTTTGCCGCGCTGCTCATATTCTGGTCTGCCGTTTTCAAATGCCGCAAAGCTCAGCGCCGTATGAAAGATCATGACGTTGAAGCTCAATCATATCGTTACATGACCTTCCTCGCCTGTGTCCTTACTCTTGGCGCTCTCGCGACAGGGGTTATTCTCTGGCTGCTATAGTCAGTAATGCAAATGCCGGCATGAGGTGAGGCCGCAGTGTCGCGCAGTATTGTAAAAGATTACTTTTTTCGACATTGTCTCGAACAGCATGTCCGAAACCAATGGGTGCCACCGTCGCAACGCGTCTTTCTAGTGGAGATCCATGATGAAAGCCCAAAGCATTTAATGCATGAACTGTTAAGATGCATTGATTAAATTCACATCGAATTCTGCATAGCGATTGCGGAAGTTAAGCCGCTCCTCCCACGTCTTCCGATTATTAAGGCGAACATAGGGGCGCGATCGCGTCAAATCGCCGGATTTTTCCAGGCGTTTTAGCAAGCGATTTACGTAGATTGGCGTCAGGCCCAACGCGTCGCCGATTTCTTTTTGCGAGAATGGTAGCAAAATCCGATCTGATTCCTGCAGGCTGCAATGATCTATCTTCGCCTTCAGCGACATAATGAAATGTAACAGCCGGTCTTCCGCGGTGAGACGTGTAATGGCATGCATGCGGTCAAGCAGGACAACGGTGTCGATGCTGCCGAGCGACAACAACGCCTCAAAGAGACGAGGATGCGTTGATGCAAGGGCAAAGAGCTTGGGGCCTGCTTAACAGAGCCACCGATCCATCCGTCTGCATCGTGGTCTCATGAGGCGGGGTGCCAACCCCTAATTCACTCAATCCGATCACATCTCCCGCCATATAGATCTGCGTGATCGTTATTCTGTCTGGGTCGGTCCGGACACGGACGGCAGACCAGCCAGAACGCAGGATCGCAATGCGGTCATCCGGTCGTTCGGCATCGAAGACCGGAACGTAATTCAGGCGTTGCTCGGGTCGCGCCTCGAGGTCTTCCAAAGTCTCGCGCTCAGAAGCTGTAAGATCCAGCAATCGCGAAAAACGGGCCAGGAACGCACTATGACTCTGTCGTTCCATTGGCAATTCCTGACGTATTCAGCTGGACTTGGGCAGTTTGCAGGGACGCTAGACTAAACCAGTTTTAAAGTCACGTCGCCAGCCTGTTCAGCATGCTGAGCGTTGCTCATAGCGGCCGCGATATCTTGCAAGGCTTGAGAGATCATGCGGCTCGGATACGGTTTTTGGAAAAACAACGATCCCACGGGGATGTCGATCGCATCGATATGCGTGGCCCCGGAGGCGATAATGATGACAACGGGTGGCCATCTGTCGCGGATGTAAGCGGCGAGCTTCAGCCCGTCCATGGAGCCGGGCATTTCGACGTCAGTAAACAGGATCCCGATATCGGTATGTTGGTTCATCAGCGCGATGGTCTCGTCCGCGGATTTGGCCTCATATGTCCGGAACCCGGGCTCGGTGATGATGTCGATCGCGTCCATGCGGATCAGAGGTTCGTCTTCTACAACCAGTACGGCGGGTAATGTCGAGATGGGCATGGTCCGGGACTTCACAAATAATTAAGATTTCAAAAAGTAAGGGCGACGCGAGATCCGTCAACAAAAAAAGCAAAACCTGTGTTGAAACGTCACCGCAGACTGACAAGGCTTGGATATTGTCGGGGTAGGAATACAAACTGACTGGAGATGCGAACATCCGCGAGGGCTGCCCGCTCTCATGTGAATTTCGCACTGACAGTGCTGTCCGCTTCGGCGCAAGGCAGGCGGATGAGAAACTCTGCACCGCCGCCGGGAGCATCCTCAATGGAGACAGCCCCTTTGGCCTGCGAGGCCATGCCCGCCACTTGGGCAAGGCCCAGTCCTGTCCCCCCATTGCCGGCTTTGGTCGTAAAGAATGGTTTGAACAAATCTGATCTAAGTTCGGCTGGGATTCCTGGCCCGGTGTCGGTCACACTAATCTCGATGTCGGAGCCGCGCTGGGACGCTGCGATGACGATCCTGCCGCTACCGTGCATTGCATCGCGGGCGTTCACAACGAGATTGACCAAAGCCAGTTCAAGCTGATCGCGGTTGACTTGCGCCGTCAGCGACCCTTCCGAGATCTGCACATCCACCTCGACCTGAGGTCCCGCCGCCTGTTGCAGCAGATAGGCCATGTCATCGCAGAGTTCGCGCAAGCCCACCGGTGCGATTTCCGCACCATCTTCCTTCGCAAAGCTGAGGAGGCGATTGCTGAGCTTGGTGCCACGTTCGACCGCACCTTCGATCAAGCGGGCGTACTGCACGATCTCCAGGTTATCAGTTTTCCGGACAATCATGCGAAGGCCGGACTGCATGGCAGACAGGATATTCCGGAAATCGTGGACGATGGTGGCCGTGAACTGCGACATCGCTTCGGAGCGTTGCAACTCCATCATGCGTCGGTCTTCCGCGCGCCGCGTATCAAGATCCTTGATGACATATGTCGGCAGACCCGCGCCGATTAGGATCGCGGTCAGAGCTCCGACAATAAGGGCCGACACGCCCCGCGAACGGGGTTGATCGATCAGGGCCTTGTTTACCGCCACATGAGCGGACCAACCCGTCAGCGCGGACGTGGCATAAGCCGAATAGTTTGTCAGGCCTTCGAAGGTAACGCCTTGGTAGATGCCAGTACCGGCTGCTGCGACAGCCTGCAGAACATAGGAGGTGCCGGGCGTACCCACGCGTTCTACAAAATCCAGAGAGCGTGCTATGAAATTTCCGTTTCGATCGACGATTGCTCCAACAGCATCGTCCGGCAGTTGCTCCATCAATCTGTCCTGATAAACCTGCGGATCGACATAGACGATGAGAGACAGACTCGGCTTTCCGGGGACCGGCACCTCCATAACCACACACGGACAAAACTGGCCTGCGCGGATGACCTGACCAGCTGCGGCTTCGTCAGATGCATCTGTTGACGGTGGTTCAGTCACAACACCTGCCACAAACCCGGTCGCCGTTTCCTGAAAGAGCGTCTCGCCGGTGACCTGGTTGCTGAGTGTGATCGCAGTCCAGCCCGGCACGAGTGCTATCGCATCCCGGGCCCGATCGGCCCCCGCCACGATATTGCCGTCACCGAAGTACCGTGACGTCGACAGGACCTTCAGCGCAGAGATATCCGCTTGCCACCGCGCGTCCGAGAGCAGGACCGAGTGTCTCGGCGGTGGCGAGGGCCGAGGCTTCCACCCGACCGACTTCGCGCTGCGACGACTGCCTGAACAGAAAGGCGACAATGACAACGGCAGGCAGTAGCATCGCTGCGCCGACAATGAGCAGTATCCTCTGCGACGTCGAAATCGTCCTGAGCTTCAAGTGCAGCCTCACACCGGTTGAAATGTCTTGCCCCACATTCTGACGGAACAGGACGGCTGTCGTCAAAAACAAATGCAAGCCTACGCTCACTGCCCAAGACCGCGACAATCGACCGCAAATCGACGAGGTCAGACAGCACGACAGTTCGACAGTATATTCTTTGAATCATTAACCCTGAGACGTTCTGGCGCAAAAGGCTCCACGCCGTTGCGTTAATTAGTGTCGCAAAAATCGGCGCACATCAAAGCAGTTAAATCACGCTGGAACCCGGGTCATCCATATTGGTAATGAAATCGATACTTCAAACAGCATAGAAGGACCGTTGATATGGATGCCACCAGACAACAAGAAATCGAGGAACGGGCTTACGCTTTGTGGGAAGCCGCTGGCCGCCCGGAGGGCGACGCGGATCGATTTTGGCATGAAGCCCAGATGGAGTCAGATGGTGCCACGACGGCCGCTGGGACGGAGCCTGAAGCACAGGATCCGCCGGCTGCGGCTAAACCTGGCAAAAAAACTAAGTAGCTCTGCACCGTGACTGGCTGCCGCAGCTTTACGTTAAACTGAGGTCAACACACTTACAACGCCGTCTGGTCGTAGCCGAGAGGACTATGTGCGGATCGATCGTAATTGTTTTATAAGGACAGGGAGGGGCGTCGGATGCCTGATATAAGGAAAGATAGTCGATTATCGGCCACTGAACGCCAAGCCGTACAAGGCGTTGTTGATCGTGCGCTGAGCGCCTCGCATGACCAGAACCGAACCGGGATCGCCGCGGCCATCGTCTGTCAGGACTGGATCTTAAACGCCTGCAACGATCCGACCCTCCATGGGGAAATGGTCGTCATTTCAG
It includes:
- a CDS encoding ferritin-like domain-containing protein translates to MATTVGNEGDFNSLITDLVYLERDAIAAYDSTISHLSDASFKSQVAQFKDDHLQHLEVLKEIADESGAVAPIEGDMKQMLTTGKVALASLMGDGAILKAMKTNEDDTVTAYERASTHDDANPRSKAFFEKALADEQRHRDWMQRTAESV
- a CDS encoding DUF421 domain-containing protein — its product is MFDDPLLYDGVGGLLRTVCAAAIMYLTVVAAVRLFGKRSTSQMNNFDWIVTVAIGSLMASGVLLADVTVLESAAAVYTLLVLQWGLTKIMIHSDKVTKIVKSEPTLLLHRGQILADALRKERLTEAEIHAAVREAGYSRIEDVQWVVLETNSTLSVIGTNKPLGDPNMLNHVGGTKGVLDPSAS
- a CDS encoding DUF2383 domain-containing protein codes for the protein MPNDVRHVLHTIHAATNDVLAGYETMLDRADPDILPIIEDLSNLHRCHAMEQEDALQGLQDTGDGDATVRGTVNKAVVTLRDWVAGLDADALPAVREDEEALMDIYDKSLAEWTVDGHFDISEFLTRQYHEIKEQISGLLTGKA
- a CDS encoding IS5 family transposase, producing MKPHPRTDEQDDLLRPRLTEMIDLRHALAKLEKLIDWEFFETEWASFFPATTGRPATSPRLVAGLLYLQHAYRLSDDAVVARWVENPYYQHFTGETFFQHRPPVDPSCLTRWRQLIGEEGAEWLLTKTIEAGVTSGAVEDRSLARIAVDTTVMEKNIAHPTDARLYEKARRQLVALAQEGEITLRQNYNRLAPRLAMQIGRYAHARQFKRMRKALKKLKGYTGRILRDIRRQLEKIPGGAFRERALDTLVLVSRLLHQNPKSHGKIYALHEPEVDCISKGKARKRYEFGTKVSLATTIDEGFVVGMRALPGNPYDGHTLPEAPEQVAILTGRSPDLAVVDRGYRGHGVSTTKVLISGTRRGLTPKLKTLLRRRSAIEPEIGHMKTDGRLSRCPLKGTFGDAVFAVLCGCGHNIRKILAHLRALLSLILTALCAAATDRIRPANC
- a CDS encoding response regulator — its product is MPISTLPAVLVVEDEPLIRMDAIDIITEPGFRTYEAKSADETIALMNQHTDIGILFTDVEMPGSMDGLKLAAYIRDRWPPVVIIIASGATHIDAIDIPVGSLFFQKPYPSRMISQALQDIAAAMSNAQHAEQAGDVTLKLV
- a CDS encoding manganese catalase family protein produces the protein MFHHSGKLQYDVKVDTPDPQFAKYLQQAIGGIEGEIRVAMQYFFQAMGARGDSKYRDLLMMTATEELSHIEFLGHAVALNLDGAPVTAQEDAAKDPIVNAIMGGMNPRHILSSGLSAMPVDANGVAFDMSHVYATGNLAADMTANAMAEGSGRVLASRLYNMTEDKGMKDMLSFLIARDTMHQQQWLAVIEELGGMPAMLPIPNSTPESHEATQHSYYFLNTSLDEETPEGRWTSGPSLDGRGEFSVVKPPEPLGQKPDLGKARKHSGAQKEQM
- a CDS encoding sensor histidine kinase; this translates as MAGADRARDAIALVPGWTAITLSNQVTGETLFQETATGFVAGVVTEPPSTDASDEAAAGQVIRAGQFCPCVVMEVPVPGKPSLSLIVYVDPQVYQDRLMEQLPDDAVGAIVDRNGNFIARSLDFVERVGTPGTSYVLQAVAAAGTGIYQGVTFEGLTNYSAYATSALTGWSAHVAVNKALIDQPRSRGVSALIVGALTAILIGAGLPTYVIKDLDTRRAEDRRMMELQRSEAMSQFTATIVHDFRNILSAMQSGLRMIVRKTDNLEIVQYARLIEGAVERGTKLSNRLLSFAKEDGAEIAPVGLRELCDDMAYLLQQAAGPQVEVDVQISEGSLTAQVNRDQLELALVNLVVNARDAMHGSGRIVIAASQRGSDIEISVTDTGPGIPAELRSDLFKPFFTTKAGNGGTGLGLAQVAGMASQAKGAVSIEDAPGGGAEFLIRLPCAEADSTVSAKFT
- the ku gene encoding non-homologous end joining protein Ku, giving the protein MAQRALWKGQLRLSLVSIPVELYAAHNSSARVSFRQIHKPSGKRVQYSKTVSGVGPVKSEDIVKGYEIDGNYILLDPEEIDAIKLETKKTLELVQFVGAHEISPLYFDKPYYLVPTDDLAEDAYRVVRDALRSSQKVGLGQMTMRGKEYLVAIKPCGDGLLLETLYYADELRESEPMFSSIEDKKADTELLDLATALIEKKTAPFDADNFTDHYAEAMTALITAKKKNRKTPRVSAGEEDRPTGENVVDLMSALKQSLGSTKKAPEKKPAAKTPAKKLVAKTPAKAGKKAS
- a CDS encoding NAD(P)/FAD-dependent oxidoreductase, with translation MKTDKSDCEPNLSLEPRAGVVIIGAGFAGLEVARELGKAGVETTIIDRRNHHLFQPLLYQVATAALSAPDIAEPIRRILRRYRSVKVLLGDVDQIDTAARKVRLITGESVAYGRLVLASGAGQSYFGHDNWELWAPGLKTIDDARHIRSQVLLKFEQAERASDPKERHRLLSFAIIGGGPTGVELAGAIAELSRYTLARDFRVIDPAATTITLIEAGPRLLSAFDESLSAYAKERLESLGVLVRTGETVKDIGPCKIQVGDREEPVGLVVWAAGVAASPLARQLGDTDRVGRIVVDDTLAVTGHDDIFALGDAAAFIREDGTSLPGLAQVAKQQGTHLGRGLAARILSGEPLKPFHYESRGNTAIVGRHAAVFENGGFKVKGWLAWLAWAVIHIYLLVGFQHRFLVSMQWLWRYLTYDRGARLIGSQDEVRDVGTTLHRKS
- a CDS encoding DUF2934 domain-containing protein, yielding MDATRQQEIEERAYALWEAAGRPEGDADRFWHEAQMESDGATTAAGTEPEAQDPPAAAKPGKKTK
- a CDS encoding Crp/Fnr family transcriptional regulator; its protein translation is MSLGSIDTVVLLDRMHAITRLTAEDRLLHFIMSLKAKIDHCSLQESDRILLPFSQKEIGDALGLTPIYVNRLLKRLEKSGDLTRSRPYVRLNNRKTWEERLNFRNRYAEFDVNLINAS
- a CDS encoding YidH family protein, which gives rise to MPDTDLSDDPDSIELADTRTAWAEDRTVLANERTFAGWMRTGMACIALALGLKAVFKDTDYPVLARSVAEVFIFAALLIFWSAVFKCRKAQRRMKDHDVEAQSYRYMTFLACVLTLGALATGVILWLL